The following are from one region of the Streptomyces rubrogriseus genome:
- a CDS encoding type II toxin-antitoxin system VapB family antitoxin gives MIFKRIGNGRPYPDHGRESTRQWADVAPRPVRLDQLVTTKGQLDLETLLAEDSTFYGDLFAHVVKWQGDLYLEDGLHRAVRAALQQRQVLHARVLELD, from the coding sequence GTGATCTTCAAGCGCATCGGAAACGGCCGGCCGTACCCCGACCACGGCCGGGAAAGCACCCGGCAGTGGGCGGACGTCGCGCCGCGCCCGGTCCGCCTCGATCAGCTCGTGACGACCAAGGGCCAGCTCGACCTGGAAACGCTCCTGGCCGAGGACTCCACCTTCTACGGCGACCTCTTCGCACACGTCGTGAAGTGGCAGGGCGATCTGTACCTGGAGGACGGTCTGCACCGGGCGGTGCGGGCCGCGCTGCAGCAGCGCCAGGTGCTGCACGCCCGGGTCCTCGAGCTCGACTGA